A window from Mycteria americana isolate JAX WOST 10 ecotype Jacksonville Zoo and Gardens unplaced genomic scaffold, USCA_MyAme_1.0 Scaffold_43, whole genome shotgun sequence encodes these proteins:
- the PPP1R37 gene encoding protein phosphatase 1 regulatory subunit 37, producing MEAPGQGCGPAAAPPEPGNEAPPPAEASPPGAAQGPEDGRLRPGAKRVTFPSDEDIVSGAVEPKDPWRHAQNVTVDEIMTAYKQACQKLNCKQIPKLLKQIQEFKDLAPRIDCLDLKGEKLDYKACEALEEIFKRVQFKIVDLEQTSLDEDGASALFDMIEYYESATHLNISFNKHIGTRGWQAAAHMMRKTNCLQYLDARNTPLLDHSAPFVARALRISSSLVVLHLENASLSGRPLMLLATALKMNMNLRELYLADNKLNGLQDSAQLGNLLKFNCYIQILDLRNNHILDSGLAYICEGLKEQRKGLVTLVLWNNQLTHTGMAYLGMTLPHTQSLETLNLGHNPIGNEGVRNLKNGLIGNRSVLRLGLASTKLTCEGAVAVAEFIAESPRLLRLDLRENEIKTGGLMALSLALKVNHSLLRLDLDREPKKESVKSFIETQKALLAEIQNGCKRNFILAKEKEEKEQKLQQSASMPEITVTEPLEEGPAEDGQDDSAASTPEEGEEAGETPTASENGDAEPAEDDDRGDVTDSDSDTDEEADAGLETKDLSEPPKRPDSADGATAPQPLLSPEKPRDRPPPLHIAEESQRDAGTGSPAASPASAPSQGNERRISVSSPGRGHKIFVVTRVESLPERATAAARPREDADAAAKPAEPRSPALATKPELPAPWANRAVPESAAGSATAPAAPSAGSNPERGDAAACESAAHDTPLPNGLKTDFARALPEASSDGDGKMGSCAAEHELSCCKNEQELEELLLEASQDAGQEPL from the exons ATGgaggccccggggcagggctgcgggccggcggccgccccccccgaGCCCGGCAAcgaggccccgccgcccgctgAGGCCTCCCCGCCCGGGGCGGCCCAGGGACCGGAGGACGGGCGGTTGCGGCCCGGCGCTAAGCGGGTGACGTTCCCCTCCGACGAGGACATCGTCTCCGGGGCGGTGGAGCCCAAGGACCCCTGGAGACACG CCCAGAACGTGACCGTCGATGAAATCATGACCGCCTACAAGCAAGCCTGCCAGAAGCTGAACTGCAAGCAGATACCCAAACTACTGAAGCAGATACAG gaattTAAAGATCTGGCTCCCAGGATAGACTGCTTAGATCTGAAAG gggagaagctggattACAAAGCCTGCGAGGCGCTGGAAGAAATTTTCAAGCGGGTCCAGTTCAAAATTGTTGATTTGGAGCAAACGAGCTTGGATGAAGAT GGCGCCTCGGCGTTGTTTGACATGATCGAGTATTACGAGTCGGCGACGCACCTCAACATCTCCTTTAACAAACACATCGGCACCcgaggctggcaggcagctgcccacatGATGAGGAAG ACGAACTGCCTGCAGTACCTGGACGCCCGAAACACGCCCTTGCTGGACCACTCGGCACCCTTCGTGGCACGTGCCCTGCGCATCAGCAGCAGCCTGGTTGTCCTGCACCTGGAGAACGCCAGCCTCTCGGGACGCCCGCTCATGCTGCTGG CCACGGCTCTGAAGATGAACATGAACCTGCGGGAGCTCTACCTGGCCGATAACAAGCTGAACGGGCTGCAGGACTCGGCTCAGCTTGGCAACCTGCTGAAATTCAACTGCTACATACAGATACTTGACCTGAGGAACAACCACATCCTGGACTCAG GCTTGGCCTATATCTGCGAAGGGCTGAAGGAGCAGCGGAAAGGGCTGGTCACTCTGGTTTTGTGGAACAACCAGCTGACTCACACCGGCATGGCCTATCTGGGGATGACGCTG CCTCACACGCAGAGCCTGGAGACCCTGAACCTGGGCCACAACCCCATCGGGAACGAAGGCGTCCGCAACCTGAAGAATGGGCTGATCGGGAACCGCTCCGTCCTTCGCCTGGGCTTGGCGTCCACCAAACTGACCTGCGAAG GCGCCGTGGCGGTGGCGGAGTTCATCGCGGAGAGCCCGCGGCTGCTTCGCCTGGACCTGCGAGAGAACGAGATCAAGACGGGCGGTCTCATGGCCTTGTCGCTGGCTCTGAAGGTCAACCACTCGCTGCTGCGCCTCGACTTGGACAGGGAGCCCAAGAAGGAGTCG GTAAAAAGTTTCATCGAAACCCAGAAGGCTCTGCTGGCCGAGATCCAGAACGGCTGCAAGCGCAACTTCATCCTGGccaaagagaaggaggagaaggaacagaagCTGCAGCAGTCGGCCTCCATGCCGGAGATCACCGTGACGGAGCCTCTGGAGGAGGGTCCGGCAGAGGATGGCCAAGACGACAGCGCCGCCTCCACTCcggaagagggggaagaagccGGGGAGACCCCGACGGCCTCGGAGAACGGGGATGCGGAGCCGGCGGAGGACGACGACAGAGGCGACGTGACGGACTCCGATTCGGACACGGACGAGGAGGCGGACGCTGGGTTAGAGACGAAGGACTTGAGCGAACCGCCGAAACGCCCCGACTCCGCCGACGGTGCTACCGCGCCCCAGCCGCTGCTGTCCCCGGAGAAGCCGAGGGACCGGCCGCCCCCGCTGCACATCGCCGAGGAATCGCAGCGTGATGCCGGCACGGGGAGTCCTGCCGCCTCTCCGGCCTCTGCACCCTCCCAGGGAAACGAGAGGAGGATTTCGGTTTCCAGTCCCGGGCGAGGCCATAAAATCTTCGTGGTGACGCGAGTGGAGAGCCTGCCGGAGCGAGCCACCGCTGCCGCGCGCCCACGGGAGGACGCCGATGCCGCTGCGAAACCCGCTGAGCCCCGGAGCCCGGCTCTGGCCACAAAACCTGAACTGCCGGCACCCTGGGCAAACAGAGCGGTTCCCGAATCCGCTGCCGGCTCGGCAACGGCGCCGGCAGCGCCGAGCGCCGGCTCCAACCCCGAGCGGGGCGACGCCGCGGCCTGCGAGAGCGCGGCCCACGACACTCCCCTCCCCAACGGGCTGAAGACGGATTTTGCGCGAGCGCTGCCGGAAGCGTCCTCGGACGGCGACGGGAAAATGGGGAGCTGCGCCGCCGAGCACG agctgagctgctgcaagaacgagcaggagctggaggagctgctcctCGAGGCCAGCCAGGACGCGGGGCAGGAGCCGCTGTGA
- the GEMIN7 gene encoding gem-associated protein 7: MPVPVPVGVLRLPRGPDGCSRGFSPASPRFQALLGGDAAAQGVRAALRQRYLRGLAAARGRPTRFCLRAGVRVDAVFGAADVEAVAFQVDALRTPLGVQAAALLRCTDVLAYSFLLD, from the coding sequence ATGCCGGTACCGGTGCCGGTGGGGGTCCTACGGCTGCCACGGGGCCCCGACGGCTGCAGCCGGGGTTTCAGCCCCGCTTCACCCCGGTTCCAGGCGCTGctggggggggacgcggcggcgcAGGGGGTACGAGCGGCCCTGCGGCAGCGGTACCTgcgggggctggcggccgcccggggccgccccacGCGGTTCTGCCTGCGGGCGGGGGTCCGCGTGGACGCCGTCTTCGGTGCCGCCGACGTGGAGGCCGTGGCTTTCCAGGTGGACGCCCTGCGGACCCCCCTGGGGGTGCAGGCGGCCGCGCTGCTGCGCTGCACCGACGTCCTCGCCTACTCCTTCCTCCTCGACTAA
- the CLASRP gene encoding CLK4-associating serine/arginine rich protein — translation MWHEARKHERKLRGMMVDYKKRAERRREYYEKIKKDPAQFLQVHGRACKVHLDSAVALAAESPVNMMPWQGDTNNMIDRFDVRAHLDYIPMYTPPLLNPISPEQESDERKCNYERYRGLVQNDFAGISEEQCLYQIYIDELYGGLQKPNEDEKKKLAEKKASIGYTYEDSTVAELENSLEKRGEEEDSEEDSNTDEDEVIPDIDVEVDVDELNQEQVADLNKQATTYGMAEGDFVRMLRKDKEEAEAIKNAKALEEEKAMYSGRRSRRQRREFREKRLKGRKISPPSYARRDSPTYDPYKRSPSESTSESRSRSRTPSPGHEEKITFITSFGGSDEEAAAASAQAVGVSGKATALGKQRSAPGQPGSAAAGHSTSSRRRSSSSSTSPSSSSSSSSRSSSRSHRGGGYHRSSRYCRSHSRRYSRSRSRSRRYSGGGSRDSRRRSRSYSPDRGYRYSSRRRSRSRSRSGERYRRGGRSSRHWSSSRSSRSPSDSRSRSKSVSPVREKPPRPAASPAVGEKLKKADTAAGKETGAAKPKLTPQEKLKLRMQKALNRQFKADKKAAQEKMLQQEHERQEREDELRAMARKIRMKERERREKEREEWERQYSRQSRSPSPRYGREYSSSRRRSRSRSRSPHYRH, via the exons ATGTGGCACGAAGCCCGCAAGCACGAGCGCAAGCTGCGGGGGATGATGGTGGACTACAAGAAGCGAGCAGAGCGTCGCAGGGAGTACTACGAGAAGATC AAAAAGGACCCGGCCCAGTTTCTCCAGGTGCACGGTCGGGCCTGCAAGGTCCACCTGGACTCGGCCGTCGCGCTGGCTGCCGAGAGCCCCGTCAACAT GATGCCCTGGCAGGGGGACACGAACAACATGATCGACCGCTTCGACGTGCGGGCGCACCTGGACTATATCCCCATGTACACCCCGCCCCTGCTGAACCCCAT CTCCCCCGAGCAGGAATCTGATGAGAGGAAGTGCAACTACGAGCGGTACCGAGGCCTGGTGCAGAACGACTTTGCCGGCA TCTCGGAGGAGCAGTGTCTCTACCAGATCTACATTGACGAGCTCTACGGGGGACTCCAGAAACCAAACGAAGATGAGAAAAAGAA GTTGGCGGAGAAGAAGGCTTCTATCGGCTACACGTACGAGGACAGCACCGTGGCTGAGCTCGAGAACTCCTTGGAGaagcggggggaggaggaagactcCGAGGAAGACAGCAACACGGACGAAGACGAAGTCATCCCCGATATCG ATGTGGAAGTGGACGTGGACGAGCTGAACCAGGAGCAGGTGGCCGACCTGAACAAGCAGGCCACCACGTACGGCATGGCGGAGGGGGACTTTGTCAG GATGTTGCGGAAGGACAAAGAGGAGGCGGAAGCTATTAAAAATGCCAAAGCCCTGGAAGAGGAGAAGGCCATGTACTCG GGCCGTCGCTCTCGCCGCCAGAGGAGGGAGTTCAGGGAGAAACGCTTGAAAGGGAGGAAGATCAGCCCGCCCAG TTACGCACGGAGAGACAGCCCCACCTACGACCCCTACAAACG CTCCCCCTCGGAATCCACTTCCGAATCCCGCTCCCGTTCCCGCACCCCGTCTCCCGGCCACGAGGAGAAGATCACTTTCATCACCAGCTTCGGCGGCAGCGACGAGGAAGCGGCAGCAGCATCCGCGCAAGCCGTCGGCGTCTCCGGAAAAGCCACCGCACTCGGCAAACAGCGCTCCGCCCCAGggcagccgggcagcgccgcggcagGTCATAGCACCTCGTCCCG GAGAcgctcctcgtcctcctccacctccccgtcctcctcctcgtCTTCCAGCTCGCGCTCCAGCTCCCGCTCGCACCGAGGCGGCGGCTACCACCGCTCCAGCCGCTACTGCCGTTCCCACAGCCGCCGGTACTCGCGctcccgcagccgcagccgccgctACTCGGGAGGGGGCTCGCGGGACAGCCGGCGCCGCTCCAGATCCTATTCCCCCGACCGGGGGTATCGCTacagctcccgccgccgctccag GAGCCGTTCCAGGTCCGGGGAGCGTTACCGGCGAGGCGGCAGGTCCAGCCGACACTGGAGCAGCAGCCGGAGCAGCCGAAGCCCCAGCGATTCACGGAGCCGCAGCAAGTCGGTGTCTCCGGTGCGAGAGAAACCGCCGAGGCCCGCAGCGTCGCCCGCCGTGGGGGAGAAACTGAAAAA gGCTGACACTGCTGCTGGTAAAGAGACAGGAGCTGCCAAA CCCAAGCTGACGCCGCAGGAGAAGCTGAAGCTGCGCATGCAGAAGGCGCTGAACCGGCAGT ttaaagCCGATAAAAAGGCGGCGCAGGAAAAAATGCTGCAACAGGAGCACGAGAGACAG GAGCGGGAGGACGAGCTGCGGGCCATGGCCCGGAAGATCCGCATGAA GGAGAGAGAGCGCCGGGAGAAGGAGcgggaggagtgggagaggcaGTACAGCCGGCAGAGCCGGTCCCCCTCCCCACGCTACG GTCGGGAATACAGCTCCTCCCGGAG GCGTTCCCGGTCCCGCTCCCGGAGCCCTCACTACCGGCACTGA